Proteins encoded within one genomic window of Marinobacter halotolerans:
- a CDS encoding class I SAM-dependent methyltransferase — MSVLPNSHQALLKNLDRLSGRTTFLGLTSPALLDQVDVDGLVMTDNAGTYDLLSACESCTPAFGYDDPALVHASADTVVVFLPKSRTELSLRLALAQWLVAQGGRVILVGEKKEGIAGAVRQLQQQLPRSEKIDSVRHCQVWQAKSVTTSEAFRLADWLQWHRVERQGIALEVAGLPGIFSEGELDAGTAILLDTLAEKPLMQGRVLDFACGSGVIGAWWQRFQAENAGAVSPVDGVDVQFQAVTCARATYRRASVEGRILASDGLAVVEGQYQSVVTNPPFHTGVRTDSSITEQFLQSVSRHLVKGGELRLVANRFLPYEALIRRYIGQPSVLAENNRFVVWSARKA, encoded by the coding sequence ATGTCCGTGTTGCCCAATTCCCACCAGGCGTTGCTTAAAAATCTTGATCGATTGTCAGGGCGTACTACTTTTCTCGGGCTGACCAGCCCTGCGCTTCTGGACCAGGTCGATGTGGATGGCCTGGTGATGACGGACAATGCCGGCACCTACGATCTACTGTCTGCCTGCGAGTCCTGCACCCCCGCTTTTGGTTACGACGACCCGGCGCTTGTTCACGCTAGCGCAGACACCGTTGTTGTGTTTTTGCCGAAATCGCGGACCGAGCTGTCCCTTCGATTGGCGCTGGCCCAGTGGCTGGTGGCGCAAGGCGGCCGGGTAATACTGGTCGGGGAGAAGAAAGAGGGCATTGCCGGCGCTGTCCGCCAGCTTCAGCAGCAATTGCCCCGGTCGGAAAAAATCGACAGTGTTCGTCACTGTCAGGTGTGGCAGGCGAAGTCAGTAACGACATCAGAGGCGTTCCGTCTGGCGGACTGGCTGCAGTGGCACCGGGTGGAAAGGCAGGGCATCGCCCTTGAAGTGGCAGGCCTGCCGGGTATCTTCAGTGAAGGCGAGCTGGACGCGGGAACGGCCATTTTGCTGGATACTCTGGCCGAGAAACCGCTGATGCAGGGGAGGGTTCTCGATTTTGCCTGTGGCTCAGGGGTGATTGGCGCCTGGTGGCAGCGTTTCCAGGCTGAAAATGCCGGCGCCGTATCTCCTGTGGATGGCGTTGACGTCCAGTTTCAGGCGGTGACCTGTGCCCGGGCCACGTATCGGCGAGCCAGTGTTGAAGGCCGCATTCTGGCATCGGATGGGCTGGCGGTCGTAGAGGGGCAGTACCAGTCGGTCGTGACCAATCCACCCTTTCATACCGGTGTGCGAACGGATTCATCCATAACGGAGCAGTTTCTTCAGAGTGTGAGTCGTCATCTTGTGAAGGGTGGGGAGCTGAGGCTGGTGGCAAACCGTTTCCTGCCCTATGAAGCACTGATTCGCCGTTACATCGGGCAACCATCGGTGCTGGCGGAGAACAACCGGTTTGTTGTCTGGTCTGCCCGGAAGGCCTGA
- a CDS encoding riboflavin synthase subunit alpha, giving the protein MFTGIVQGVAVVEDIDAAPGLSSFAIRFPADRVQGVTIGASVSIDGTCLTVTRQENDLLFFDAMQETLRLTTLGALTPGDRINFERAARIGDEIGGHLLSGHVHTTAEVVAIDRPENNCTLTFEVPEQWTKYIFPKGYIAINGASLTIGEVTGNRFNIHLIPETLRATTFADIALADQVNIEIDSQTQTIVDTLARLGYGG; this is encoded by the coding sequence ATGTTTACAGGTATTGTTCAGGGCGTTGCCGTGGTTGAAGACATTGACGCAGCGCCCGGGCTCAGCAGTTTCGCCATCCGGTTTCCCGCCGACCGGGTTCAGGGGGTCACCATCGGTGCCTCCGTTTCCATTGACGGCACCTGTTTGACGGTGACCCGCCAGGAAAACGATCTGTTGTTTTTCGACGCCATGCAGGAAACCCTGAGGCTGACAACGCTGGGTGCGCTCACCCCTGGCGACCGGATCAACTTCGAACGGGCGGCCCGCATCGGCGACGAAATTGGCGGCCACCTGCTGTCCGGCCATGTTCACACCACCGCTGAAGTCGTCGCCATCGACCGGCCAGAGAACAACTGCACCCTCACCTTCGAAGTGCCCGAACAGTGGACGAAGTATATTTTTCCCAAAGGCTATATTGCGATCAACGGGGCGAGCCTTACTATCGGTGAGGTCACGGGCAACCGGTTCAACATTCACCTGATTCCGGAAACTCTGCGAGCCACAACGTTTGCTGACATTGCCCTGGCCGACCAGGTCAATATCGAGATAGACAGTCAGACACAGACAATCGTGGATACCCTGGCCCGCCTTGGCTACGGGGGCTGA
- the can gene encoding carbonate dehydratase: MGQLDSLLEKNRAWANGIKKEDPEFFQRLSSQQAPEYLWIGCADSRVPANQIVDLMPGELFVHRNVANVVVHTDFNCLSVLQFAVDVLKVKHVLVVGHYGCGGVKAALHNEGFGLIANWLRHVQDVRDKYQDVLDGISEEQDQVDRLCELNVVEQVSHVCQNNIVQEAWRRGQSLRVHGFVYDLRDGLLRDMGLHIGSDSEKDAIKQSSVDDLVLRPVRSGRQK, translated from the coding sequence ATGGGGCAGCTGGATTCGTTGCTGGAGAAAAACAGGGCCTGGGCGAACGGGATCAAAAAAGAGGATCCGGAGTTTTTCCAGCGGCTTTCGAGCCAGCAGGCGCCGGAATATCTGTGGATCGGGTGTGCGGACAGTCGTGTCCCGGCGAACCAGATTGTTGATCTGATGCCGGGCGAGCTCTTTGTTCACCGTAATGTCGCCAACGTCGTGGTGCACACGGACTTCAACTGTCTGTCGGTGCTTCAGTTTGCCGTGGACGTGTTGAAAGTTAAGCATGTTCTGGTTGTCGGCCACTACGGCTGTGGCGGCGTCAAAGCGGCGCTTCACAACGAAGGTTTTGGCCTGATTGCCAACTGGCTTCGCCACGTGCAGGACGTCCGGGACAAATACCAGGACGTTCTGGACGGTATTAGCGAAGAGCAGGACCAAGTGGACCGGCTATGTGAACTGAATGTGGTGGAGCAGGTGTCTCATGTGTGCCAGAACAACATCGTGCAGGAGGCCTGGCGAAGAGGCCAGTCGCTGAGGGTTCACGGTTTTGTCTATGACCTGAGGGATGGTCTATTGCGGGATATGGGGCTTCATATCGGCTCTGACAGCGAAAAAGACGCAATCAAGCAGAGCAGTGTTGACGATCTGGTTCTGCGGCCGGTACGTTCCGGGCGTCAAAAATAG
- a CDS encoding class I SAM-dependent methyltransferase: protein MSDEMLHIAGLGLALKRPGDGANYLRGWDAADELLLEHASEQIAGRPDQRVLVVDDQFGALTLGLGRLFPEISLVSLADNATLATALQLNSASMAPVAGPASWLEPPLQTFDLVVLRIPRQADYLAWVLRWCNQVLGPDGVIIAGGMIKHLPDQSSKVFAELVNTRMVSRAWKKARVTVSTPGDSTLESWNAQWQGYDLPESGVRVDALPAVFSRRKLDIGTRELLPAMGNRVVDLPAGSRLLDLACGNGVLGLAALSLCQDLEVIFSDVSSQAVLSARHNVGRAFPQALTRFVHCDGMPPGTAEFDLILLNPPFHEGGVVGDHIALTLFRQAAARLAPGGRVLVVGNRHLGYHRSLKTSFSLVRQLASSPKFVVFEAGHQPP, encoded by the coding sequence ATGTCCGATGAAATGCTCCATATTGCCGGCCTGGGCCTGGCTTTGAAACGCCCGGGGGACGGCGCCAACTATCTGCGTGGATGGGATGCCGCTGATGAACTCCTGCTTGAACACGCCAGTGAGCAGATTGCTGGCCGGCCTGACCAGAGGGTACTGGTCGTGGATGACCAGTTTGGAGCACTGACGCTCGGGCTTGGTCGACTGTTTCCGGAAATTTCACTGGTCAGTTTGGCGGACAACGCAACTCTTGCGACGGCCCTCCAGCTCAATAGCGCCTCTATGGCGCCCGTCGCAGGGCCTGCAAGCTGGCTGGAGCCTCCCCTACAAACCTTTGATCTGGTCGTTCTGCGAATTCCACGCCAGGCGGACTACCTGGCCTGGGTGCTTCGCTGGTGCAACCAGGTATTGGGTCCGGACGGGGTGATCATCGCCGGTGGGATGATCAAACATCTGCCGGACCAGAGTTCAAAGGTATTTGCTGAACTTGTGAATACCCGGATGGTGTCCCGGGCGTGGAAAAAAGCCCGGGTAACGGTCTCAACACCGGGAGACAGCACATTGGAGAGCTGGAACGCCCAGTGGCAGGGCTACGACCTGCCGGAAAGTGGCGTTCGCGTGGACGCTCTGCCAGCGGTGTTCTCCCGGCGCAAGCTGGATATCGGTACCCGTGAACTACTGCCGGCCATGGGAAATCGGGTTGTCGATTTGCCCGCCGGCAGCCGTCTGCTGGATCTGGCCTGCGGCAACGGGGTGCTTGGTCTGGCAGCGCTGTCACTGTGTCAGGATCTGGAGGTGATCTTCTCGGACGTGTCCAGCCAGGCCGTGCTCAGCGCCCGACACAACGTCGGACGGGCGTTCCCTCAGGCGCTGACCCGTTTTGTTCACTGTGACGGCATGCCGCCGGGCACCGCAGAGTTTGATCTGATCCTGCTCAACCCGCCATTCCACGAGGGCGGTGTGGTGGGGGACCATATTGCCCTGACCCTGTTCCGGCAGGCGGCGGCACGGCTTGCGCCGGGCGGGCGTGTGCTGGTGGTGGGTAACCGTCACTTGGGCTATCACCGGAGCCTGAAAACGTCCTTCTCTCTGGTCAGACAGCTGGCCTCAAGTCCGAAATTTGTGGTATTCGAGGCTGGCCATCAGCCCCCGTAG